One window of Chryseobacterium indologenes genomic DNA carries:
- a CDS encoding uroporphyrinogen-III synthase, which yields MKILFTKNIDQSIISKELGEDMLADCVEVIKTKPIMISPFDLKNYSLIFTSVNGVISFFKNKFKPNEDFTARNYNKIYCVGEKTKRELRKHGFGTFKVLKNAETLSRFIIGKCQHEQFLHFCGNLAINVLDKELPLQNIKYKKVTIYNTEETHPLINEKYHAAVFFSPSGVRSFAKRNSLEGMKLFSIGETTSGELRNYTQEEIFTSEENTLISIFELIRRELRSRI from the coding sequence ATGAAAATCTTATTTACCAAAAATATAGACCAAAGCATAATATCCAAAGAATTAGGAGAGGATATGCTGGCTGACTGTGTTGAGGTAATTAAGACCAAACCCATTATGATCAGTCCTTTTGATCTGAAAAATTACTCATTGATTTTCACAAGTGTTAATGGAGTCATTTCATTTTTTAAAAACAAGTTTAAGCCTAATGAGGATTTTACAGCCAGGAATTACAACAAGATCTATTGTGTTGGCGAAAAAACGAAGAGAGAATTAAGAAAACATGGCTTCGGAACATTTAAGGTTTTGAAAAATGCTGAGACACTGTCCAGATTTATTATCGGAAAATGTCAGCATGAACAGTTTCTTCATTTCTGTGGTAACCTTGCCATCAATGTCCTGGACAAAGAGCTTCCTTTACAAAACATTAAGTACAAAAAAGTTACGATATACAATACTGAGGAAACTCATCCTTTAATAAATGAAAAATATCATGCTGCGGTATTTTTTAGTCCGAGCGGAGTTCGTAGTTTTGCAAAGCGAAATTCTCTGGAAGGCATGAAGCTGTTTTCAATTGGCGAAACCACTTCCGGTGAGTTGAGAAATTACACCCAGGAAGAAATTTTTACTTCTGAAGAAAATACACTGATTTCGATCTTTGAACTGATAAGAAGAGAACTCAGAAGTAGAATTTAG
- a CDS encoding 50S ribosomal protein L25/general stress protein Ctc: MKSITIQGTKRENVGKKSTKALRDAELVPCVVYGGEAPLNFSAEEKAFKGLVYTPEAHTVSIEVDGKTIPAVLQDIQFHPITDKILHIDFYQLSDDKPVVMEVPVRITGRSKGVVAGGVLRQSFRKLKVKAIPANLPDEIVVDVTPLRIGNKLYIGGIKTEGYSFMHPDNAVVVAVKMSRNAMKGGAAAMDDEDEEEVATEEGAAPEAAETAAE; encoded by the coding sequence ATGAAATCTATTACAATTCAAGGTACAAAAAGAGAAAACGTGGGCAAAAAGTCTACAAAAGCTTTACGTGATGCTGAATTAGTTCCTTGTGTTGTTTATGGAGGTGAAGCACCTTTAAACTTCTCTGCTGAAGAGAAAGCTTTTAAAGGATTAGTATACACTCCTGAAGCACACACGGTATCTATTGAGGTTGACGGAAAAACAATTCCAGCTGTTCTTCAGGACATTCAGTTTCACCCAATCACTGACAAGATTCTTCACATTGACTTCTATCAACTATCTGACGATAAGCCAGTAGTAATGGAAGTTCCTGTAAGAATTACTGGACGTTCAAAAGGTGTTGTAGCTGGTGGTGTTTTACGTCAGTCTTTCAGAAAACTAAAAGTAAAAGCTATTCCTGCTAACTTGCCAGATGAGATCGTTGTAGATGTTACTCCATTAAGAATTGGCAACAAACTTTACATCGGTGGTATCAAAACAGAAGGATATTCTTTCATGCACCCGGACAATGCAGTAGTAGTTGCTGTTAAGATGTCTAGAAATGCAATGAAAGGAGGTGCAGCAGCAATGGATGATGAGGATGAAGAAGAAGTTGCAACTGAAGAAGGTGCAGCTCCTGAAGCAGCTGAAACTGCAGCAGAATAA
- a CDS encoding G-D-S-L family lipolytic protein produces the protein MKKIIISTIAVSALLFTVTSCNTDFDTDVKDIQVTKGDADFTKYISLGNSLTSGYRDGALYSSGQNESYPSMIAAQMKLAGGGDFKQPLIPNDIGGFNNLPGFSGKLTLQVVNGSLAPVPSGPAAALDVLSGGGTYNNMGVPGAKSFHLVAPGYGSQAGLLTGTANPYFVRFASSATTSVLADAMAQKATFFSLWIGNNDVLSYATNGGTNSQTVGGVTTYTAATVQTGNTNPTTYKSNDISDPALVAGSIKAVLDGLKSVGTTKGVIANIPSVTSVPFFTTVPYNPLTPALLGSNLTTLNTSLYGPLKQALTAFGAGDRINLLSATGPNPVLIKDVALTDLSAQLTAALTPSLGLPTATAFGQIFGQARQATADDYILLTTSSVIGSTAAGVPAPVNIYGISYPLQNQHVLTKTEAGYVKTATTAYNASIKGLADSYGLAFVDAGAKMLELNAQSGISYDGVKYTAKFVTGGAFSLDGVHLTGRGYGIVANEFIKSINAKYKSTLPQVDPNKYSGVKFP, from the coding sequence ATGAAAAAAATTATAATATCGACAATTGCAGTTTCTGCACTTCTTTTTACAGTAACAAGCTGTAATACGGATTTCGATACGGATGTAAAAGATATCCAGGTAACAAAAGGAGACGCAGACTTTACAAAATATATTTCTTTAGGAAACTCTCTTACTTCAGGATATCGTGATGGTGCTCTTTACAGCAGCGGCCAAAATGAATCTTACCCAAGTATGATTGCTGCACAGATGAAACTTGCAGGTGGAGGAGATTTTAAACAACCTTTAATACCTAATGATATAGGAGGATTCAACAATCTTCCCGGATTCTCTGGAAAATTGACTCTTCAGGTTGTTAACGGATCTTTAGCGCCTGTGCCAAGCGGACCAGCAGCGGCACTAGATGTGTTATCTGGAGGAGGTACTTATAATAATATGGGTGTACCTGGTGCAAAGTCATTTCATTTAGTAGCTCCAGGTTATGGTAGTCAGGCGGGGCTTCTAACAGGAACTGCTAATCCTTATTTTGTGAGATTTGCCTCTTCTGCTACAACAAGTGTGCTGGCTGATGCCATGGCTCAGAAAGCTACCTTCTTCTCTCTTTGGATAGGAAATAATGATGTATTGTCATATGCTACCAATGGAGGTACAAACTCTCAAACTGTAGGAGGTGTTACAACTTATACGGCTGCTACGGTTCAAACGGGAAATACAAACCCTACAACTTATAAATCAAATGATATTTCAGATCCTGCACTTGTGGCTGGATCTATCAAGGCTGTTTTAGACGGACTTAAAAGTGTGGGAACAACAAAAGGTGTTATTGCCAATATCCCTTCTGTTACTTCAGTTCCTTTCTTTACTACAGTTCCTTATAACCCTTTGACACCTGCTCTTTTAGGTTCAAACTTAACAACTCTTAATACAAGTTTGTATGGTCCTTTAAAGCAGGCTCTTACTGCTTTTGGAGCTGGGGATAGAATTAACTTACTTTCCGCAACGGGTCCAAACCCTGTATTAATTAAAGATGTTGCCTTGACAGATCTTTCAGCTCAGCTTACAGCGGCACTTACACCTTCTTTAGGATTACCTACAGCAACGGCTTTTGGTCAGATCTTCGGGCAGGCAAGACAAGCAACGGCAGATGATTATATCTTGCTTACTACAAGTTCTGTGATTGGAAGTACTGCAGCAGGAGTTCCTGCTCCGGTAAACATTTATGGAATTTCTTATCCGTTACAAAACCAACATGTACTGACGAAAACAGAAGCTGGCTATGTGAAAACAGCTACAACAGCATATAATGCTTCTATAAAAGGACTTGCTGATTCTTATGGATTAGCTTTTGTAGATGCCGGTGCTAAGATGCTGGAACTAAACGCGCAATCTGGTATTTCATATGACGGTGTGAAATATACTGCGAAATTTGTTACAGGAGGAGCTTTCTCTCTGGATGGAGTTCACCTTACAGGACGTGGATATGGTATTGTTGCTAATGAGTTTATCAAGTCTATCAATGCTAAATACAAGTCTACACTTCCGCAGGTAGATCCAAACAAATATTCAGGAGTTAAATTCCCTTAA
- a CDS encoding aminotransferase class V-fold PLP-dependent enzyme → MFDIQEIRSQFSILDREVNGKPLVYLDNAATSQKPNSVLEVCHAYYTELNANVHRGIHTLSQLATEEMELSRRKIQKFINAEHDFEVIFTKGTTEGLNLIAYILTQKLQKDDEIIISYLEHHSNIVPWQMLCERTGAKLRVIPIDENGILQMDHFDQFLSEKTKVVSVNQVSNALGIVNPIEEIIAKTRKNTDAYIVIDGAQSAPHFNIDVQKLDCDFFVFSGHKMYAPMGTGILYGKREILEALPPFHGGGEMIATCSFEGTTYAGLPFKYEAGTPNVGGNIALGAAVDFMNKIGHANIQNHENALLEYAQKQLLEIEGIKIYGEKAKRTGVVSFNLEGVGIASDVGMILDKMGIAVRTGHHCTQPIMNFFNIAGTVRASFAVYNTFEEIDILVEGVKKAQRMLS, encoded by the coding sequence ATGTTTGACATTCAGGAAATAAGAAGCCAGTTTTCTATATTGGACAGAGAAGTGAATGGTAAACCATTGGTTTACCTGGATAATGCAGCTACATCTCAAAAGCCAAATTCGGTTTTGGAAGTCTGTCACGCATATTATACAGAACTTAATGCCAATGTTCACAGAGGAATTCATACCCTAAGCCAGCTGGCTACGGAAGAAATGGAGCTTTCAAGAAGAAAGATTCAGAAATTCATCAATGCTGAACATGATTTTGAAGTGATTTTTACAAAAGGGACAACAGAAGGGTTGAACCTGATCGCTTATATTTTAACACAGAAACTGCAGAAAGATGATGAGATCATTATTTCATATCTGGAGCATCATTCTAATATTGTTCCATGGCAGATGCTTTGTGAAAGAACAGGAGCAAAACTTCGTGTAATTCCAATTGATGAAAACGGAATTCTTCAGATGGATCATTTTGATCAGTTTTTAAGCGAAAAAACAAAGGTTGTTTCTGTAAATCAGGTTTCCAATGCTTTGGGAATTGTAAATCCTATTGAAGAAATTATAGCAAAAACAAGAAAGAATACAGACGCTTATATTGTGATTGACGGTGCCCAGTCTGCTCCGCACTTCAATATTGATGTGCAGAAGCTGGATTGTGATTTCTTTGTGTTTTCAGGTCATAAAATGTATGCACCCATGGGAACAGGTATTCTGTATGGAAAACGTGAAATATTAGAAGCTTTACCGCCATTTCATGGAGGAGGAGAGATGATTGCGACATGTTCTTTTGAAGGAACTACTTATGCAGGTCTTCCATTTAAATATGAAGCAGGAACACCCAATGTAGGAGGAAATATTGCCTTAGGAGCTGCTGTTGATTTTATGAACAAGATAGGTCATGCCAATATTCAGAATCATGAGAATGCTTTATTGGAATATGCCCAGAAGCAGCTTTTGGAAATAGAAGGAATTAAAATCTATGGAGAAAAAGCAAAGAGAACAGGTGTTGTTTCCTTTAATCTTGAAGGTGTGGGAATAGCATCTGATGTAGGAATGATCCTGGATAAAATGGGAATTGCCGTAAGAACAGGACATCACTGTACACAACCGATCATGAACTTCTTTAATATTGCAGGAACGGTAAGAGCCAGTTTCGCTGTTTATAATACTTTTGAGGAAATTGATATTCTGGTAGAAGGAGTTAAGAAAGCACAACGAATGTTGAGCTAA
- the hemA gene encoding glutamyl-tRNA reductase: MLQYSNIHRTSNFAVLSISYEKADVETRGKFAFFDENIKNFVSRVHQEDLGDAFVVSTCNRTEIYTTSPNYLLVAEEYCKTIGVHLTDFLQFANILTKEEALIHLFRVAAGLESQIIGDFEIIGQIKKAYSRFKKERQNSNPYLERAINAAIQISKRIKNETGISNGAASVSYAAVHYILNSQKRIAEKNILLLGVGEIGQNTVENLVKHVYQPKIKIANRTQEKAEKISQKYNIPHVDYSDFDQELKNTDILIVATGAKHPIVNQSHFPNGKETLVIDLSIPHNVEKNVTENKNVTLIDVDELSKQIQETIQQREREIPKAEKIIKELMKDFIEWEKKRKLAPNIHHFKAVLKNMERNEMHNFYKKNKYINITDMELSDKMIQKITNRFAKYIIDNPLKAEEISKLMHEILVEQPNNEFNEKH; this comes from the coding sequence ATGTTACAGTATTCCAACATTCATCGAACGTCTAATTTTGCCGTGCTTTCTATAAGCTACGAGAAGGCCGACGTAGAAACGAGAGGAAAGTTTGCATTTTTTGATGAAAACATCAAAAACTTTGTTTCCAGGGTCCACCAGGAAGATCTTGGGGATGCATTTGTGGTTTCTACCTGTAACAGGACCGAAATTTATACTACTTCTCCCAATTACCTTTTAGTGGCTGAAGAATATTGCAAAACCATTGGAGTACATCTTACGGATTTCCTTCAGTTTGCCAATATTTTGACCAAGGAAGAGGCTCTGATTCATCTTTTCAGAGTTGCTGCCGGTCTTGAAAGTCAGATTATCGGAGACTTTGAAATTATTGGACAGATCAAAAAAGCATACAGCCGTTTCAAAAAAGAAAGACAGAATTCTAATCCTTATCTTGAAAGAGCCATCAATGCAGCTATTCAGATTTCGAAAAGAATAAAAAATGAAACCGGAATTTCCAACGGTGCAGCTTCTGTTTCTTATGCCGCGGTTCATTATATTTTAAACAGCCAGAAAAGGATTGCTGAAAAGAACATCCTTCTTTTGGGTGTAGGTGAGATAGGACAGAATACCGTTGAAAACCTGGTAAAGCATGTCTATCAGCCAAAAATTAAAATTGCAAACAGAACTCAGGAGAAAGCTGAAAAGATTTCCCAGAAATATAATATTCCTCACGTTGATTATTCTGATTTTGACCAGGAATTAAAAAATACTGATATTCTTATTGTGGCAACAGGAGCTAAACATCCTATTGTCAACCAGTCTCATTTCCCGAACGGAAAAGAAACGCTGGTTATTGACCTTTCTATTCCTCATAACGTTGAAAAGAATGTTACTGAAAATAAAAACGTAACATTGATTGATGTGGATGAGCTTTCAAAACAAATCCAGGAAACGATTCAACAGCGTGAAAGAGAAATCCCGAAAGCTGAAAAAATCATCAAGGAACTGATGAAAGACTTTATTGAATGGGAGAAAAAGAGAAAGTTAGCACCGAATATCCACCATTTCAAAGCTGTTTTAAAGAACATGGAACGCAATGAAATGCATAATTTTTACAAAAAGAATAAATACATAAACATCACGGACATGGAACTTTCTGACAAAATGATCCAGAAAATTACCAACCGTTTTGCAAAATACATCATTGACAATCCTTTGAAAGCCGAAGAAATTAGTAAATTAATGCACGAAATATTAGTTGAACAACCAAACAACGAATTCAATGAAAAGCATTAG
- the hemE gene encoding uroporphyrinogen decarboxylase — protein sequence MIKNDLYLKALRGETVERPPVWMMRQAGRYLPEFIALRDQYDFFTRCQTPELAAEITLQPIRRFPLDAAILFSDILVVPQAMGIDFKMKESVGPWLDTPIRTMEQVQNIETPDVNDTLGYVFDAIELTLQKLDNDIPLIGFAGSPWTILCYCVEGKGSKAFDIAKSFCFQQPEAAHLLLQKITDTTIAYLKRKVEKGVSAVQVFDSWGGMLSPTDYQEFSWQYINQIVEALSPLTHVVVFGKGCWFALEDMTMSKASALGVDWTIKPEFARTLTNHTMTLQGNFDPARLHSTPETIKKMVNEMINRFGKDRYIANLGHGILPNVPVENAEAFIRAVVDWKPNI from the coding sequence ATGATAAAAAACGACCTATATTTAAAAGCACTTCGCGGAGAAACCGTTGAAAGACCTCCTGTCTGGATGATGAGGCAGGCTGGAAGATATCTGCCGGAATTCATTGCTTTAAGAGATCAGTATGATTTCTTTACAAGATGTCAGACTCCTGAACTTGCGGCTGAGATTACTCTACAGCCTATTCGCAGATTTCCTTTGGACGCAGCGATTCTGTTTTCTGATATCCTGGTAGTTCCGCAGGCAATGGGAATTGATTTCAAAATGAAAGAATCTGTTGGACCATGGTTAGATACTCCTATCAGAACAATGGAGCAGGTTCAGAATATTGAAACTCCGGATGTGAATGATACTTTAGGCTACGTTTTTGATGCTATTGAGCTTACACTACAGAAACTGGACAATGACATTCCATTGATCGGTTTTGCAGGTTCTCCATGGACAATCCTTTGTTATTGTGTGGAAGGGAAAGGAAGCAAGGCATTTGATATTGCAAAGTCTTTCTGTTTCCAGCAGCCTGAAGCAGCTCATTTATTACTGCAAAAAATTACTGATACTACAATTGCCTATTTAAAGAGAAAAGTAGAAAAAGGAGTTTCCGCAGTACAGGTTTTTGATTCTTGGGGAGGAATGCTTTCTCCTACAGATTATCAGGAATTCTCATGGCAGTACATCAACCAGATTGTTGAAGCATTAAGCCCGCTTACTCATGTGGTGGTATTTGGAAAAGGATGTTGGTTCGCATTGGAAGACATGACGATGTCTAAAGCTTCTGCTCTAGGAGTAGACTGGACTATTAAGCCGGAATTTGCCAGAACACTGACCAATCACACGATGACGTTACAGGGTAACTTTGATCCTGCAAGACTTCACTCCACTCCTGAGACGATCAAGAAAATGGTGAATGAGATGATCAACCGTTTCGGAAAAGACAGATATATTGCCAATCTAGGTCACGGAATTTTACCTAATGTTCCTGTAGAAAATGCTGAGGCATTCATCAGAGCAGTCGTTGACTGGAAACCGAATATATAA
- a CDS encoding OmpP1/FadL family transporter: MKKILVSTALLAGVLSYAGGFRVSLQGVKQLAMAHTSAHAEDASVTFFNPAGMSFIPSKLSVVAGGFAASNKVTFQNFNTLQSTETDNPVGTPFYAAITYRPIEKLTVGLSVTTPFGSTIKWPNDWEGKEMVQKLELKSFYFQPMVSVKLAPWVSFGASYIYAKGVVDWDKAVTQFGGQVNINDKKASGHGYGFGFYFRPDPKLDVSIAYRSAIDMKAKKGTATFQFPSQSIYTQLKLNAAGQDGFSAVLPLVEEYTIGLTYKVTPKWQVSADFNYHGWERYSKLTLDFENAPIGNNPTDPTILTNPKNFKNSKTFRLGTQYAFTNMIYGRLGAYYDEAPYTTDNFIPETPSYDTYVVTGGIGIKLKQFGVDIAGGYAMPQYRNVNNANLGFYGQSKATAFYLGLGLSYNPF, from the coding sequence ATGAAAAAAATATTAGTATCAACTGCTTTATTGGCGGGAGTTCTATCTTACGCAGGAGGCTTCAGAGTTTCCCTGCAAGGGGTAAAACAATTGGCAATGGCGCATACTAGTGCTCATGCCGAAGACGCGAGTGTGACATTCTTTAACCCTGCGGGTATGTCATTTATCCCTTCCAAACTGAGTGTAGTGGCAGGAGGGTTTGCTGCAAGTAACAAAGTTACTTTTCAAAATTTCAATACTTTACAAAGTACAGAAACAGATAACCCTGTAGGAACACCGTTCTACGCTGCGATTACTTATAGACCAATAGAAAAGCTAACAGTGGGTCTTAGTGTTACAACACCTTTTGGAAGTACAATTAAATGGCCAAATGACTGGGAAGGTAAAGAAATGGTTCAGAAACTGGAGCTGAAGAGTTTCTACTTCCAGCCAATGGTTTCTGTGAAACTTGCTCCATGGGTATCTTTTGGTGCTAGTTATATCTACGCAAAAGGAGTTGTAGATTGGGATAAAGCTGTAACACAATTTGGAGGACAGGTAAATATCAACGATAAAAAAGCAAGTGGCCATGGATATGGTTTCGGTTTCTATTTCAGACCTGATCCGAAATTAGATGTAAGTATTGCCTATCGTTCAGCAATTGATATGAAAGCTAAAAAAGGGACCGCTACATTCCAGTTCCCGTCTCAGTCTATTTATACACAGTTGAAGCTGAATGCAGCAGGACAGGATGGCTTCTCAGCAGTTCTTCCATTAGTGGAAGAATATACCATCGGTTTAACCTATAAAGTGACACCGAAATGGCAGGTTTCAGCAGACTTTAACTATCATGGATGGGAAAGATACAGCAAGCTTACTTTAGATTTCGAGAATGCTCCTATTGGGAATAACCCAACAGATCCAACGATTCTTACCAATCCTAAGAACTTCAAAAATTCCAAAACATTCAGATTGGGAACTCAATATGCATTCACCAATATGATCTACGGACGTTTAGGAGCTTATTATGATGAAGCACCTTATACAACTGACAACTTTATTCCGGAAACACCTTCATATGACACATATGTGGTAACAGGAGGGATAGGTATTAAGCTGAAACAATTCGGAGTTGATATTGCAGGAGGATATGCAATGCCTCAATACAGAAATGTAAATAACGCTAATCTAGGTTTCTACGGACAATCAAAAGCAACAGCGTTTTACTTAGGACTAGGTTTATCGTATAATCCTTTTTAA
- a CDS encoding ribose-phosphate pyrophosphokinase has product MADQLSYLFCTRTSRDLAEKIAQNYGKELGKINFQEFSDGEFEPVLDESVRGGRVFLIGSTFPPADNLLELLLMIDAAKRASAKSITVVIPYFGLARQDRKDKPRAPIGAKLVANLLTAAGATRVMTMDLHADQIQGFFEIPVDHLYASSIFVDYIRSLNLDSLTIASPDMGGAKRAKNYAGHLGAEVVIAYKERKKANVVEEMFLIGDVTGKNVILIDDMIDTAGTLCKAADILIEKGAKTVRAMATHGVLSGKAYENIENSKLLEVIVTDSIPVKNNLSSKIKVLSCAPLFADVMTMVHEHKSISSKFVI; this is encoded by the coding sequence ATGGCCGATCAGTTAAGTTATCTATTTTGTACAAGAACCAGCAGGGACTTGGCAGAGAAAATTGCCCAGAATTATGGGAAAGAATTAGGGAAAATCAACTTTCAGGAGTTCAGCGACGGGGAATTTGAGCCTGTTTTGGACGAATCTGTAAGAGGAGGAAGAGTTTTCCTGATTGGATCTACATTCCCTCCTGCAGACAATCTTTTGGAGCTTCTTCTAATGATTGATGCAGCGAAAAGAGCTTCTGCAAAGAGCATTACCGTTGTAATTCCTTACTTCGGACTTGCCAGACAGGACAGAAAAGACAAACCAAGAGCGCCGATCGGTGCGAAGTTAGTTGCAAACCTTCTTACAGCAGCAGGGGCAACAAGAGTGATGACAATGGATCTTCACGCAGATCAGATCCAGGGATTCTTCGAAATTCCGGTAGATCATTTATATGCTTCAAGTATTTTCGTAGATTACATCAGATCTTTAAATCTTGATAGCCTTACCATTGCTTCTCCGGATATGGGAGGTGCGAAAAGAGCTAAAAACTATGCAGGTCACTTAGGTGCTGAAGTAGTAATTGCTTATAAGGAAAGAAAAAAAGCGAATGTTGTAGAAGAAATGTTCCTTATTGGTGATGTTACAGGTAAAAACGTAATCCTTATTGATGATATGATTGATACTGCAGGGACACTTTGCAAAGCAGCAGATATCTTAATTGAAAAGGGAGCAAAAACAGTAAGAGCTATGGCAACTCACGGAGTGCTTTCAGGAAAGGCTTACGAGAATATTGAGAACTCAAAATTGTTGGAAGTTATTGTAACTGACTCAATTCCTGTTAAAAATAATTTGTCATCTAAAATAAAAGTGCTATCTTGCGCCCCGTTATTTGCAGATGTTATGACTATGGTTCATGAGCACAAATCAATTAGCAGCAAGTTTGTTATTTAA
- a CDS encoding T9SS type A sorting domain-containing protein: MVTSYAAAANVDLTPYVNLAFKLRFVYDDAGDYSYGVVVDNVMITSGVLAVSEALHSDHIMVYPNPVRDNIHIKLGSQNKLEKVSVIDMSGKLVKTFDKESDSYDVSDIPKGAYIIIITNNNREVIKKKIIKK; this comes from the coding sequence GTGGTAACGAGTTATGCTGCTGCAGCAAATGTAGACTTGACACCCTATGTAAATCTGGCTTTTAAGCTAAGATTTGTGTATGACGATGCCGGTGACTATTCTTACGGTGTTGTAGTAGATAATGTGATGATTACAAGCGGGGTTTTGGCTGTCTCAGAAGCTTTACATTCTGATCATATAATGGTATATCCAAATCCTGTAAGAGATAATATTCATATTAAACTGGGATCTCAGAATAAGCTTGAAAAAGTCAGCGTTATTGATATGTCCGGAAAGCTTGTGAAAACTTTTGATAAAGAATCGGATTCATATGATGTATCTGATATTCCCAAAGGAGCTTATATCATAATAATTACAAATAATAACCGGGAAGTGATTAAGAAGAAAATAATAAAGAAATAA
- the hemC gene encoding hydroxymethylbilane synthase — MKSIRIGTRNSALALWQAREVARHLQNNNYLTEIVPIVSSGDKNLNQPLYSLGITGVFTRDLDIALLNDEIDIAVHSLKDVPTQLPKNIEMIAYLERDYPQDILIRKESARNKEFHELKLATSSLRRRAFWLRNYPTTDFSDIRGNIQTRLQKLEDGNFDATILSLAGIKRMKMEIDYEMLPLMISAPSQGVISVAGHTDKPEINEIVRQINHNPTQICVEIERNFLSTLEGGCTAPIGAFAEIIGDQIRFKAALCSLDGKNCIAVDENFVYTPTENFGEKFAKVVLENGGKELMAEIKSQI, encoded by the coding sequence ATGAAAAGCATTAGAATCGGAACGAGAAATTCCGCACTTGCACTTTGGCAGGCTAGAGAGGTTGCAAGGCACCTTCAGAACAACAATTATTTAACGGAGATTGTTCCTATCGTTTCTTCTGGCGATAAGAATCTTAATCAACCTTTATATTCTTTAGGAATCACCGGGGTCTTCACAAGAGACCTTGATATTGCCTTATTGAATGACGAAATTGATATTGCCGTACATTCTTTAAAAGATGTTCCTACTCAGTTGCCTAAAAATATTGAAATGATCGCTTATCTGGAAAGAGATTATCCTCAGGATATTCTGATCAGAAAAGAATCTGCAAGGAATAAAGAATTCCATGAGCTTAAACTGGCAACCAGCAGTTTGAGAAGAAGAGCCTTCTGGCTGAGAAATTATCCGACTACTGATTTTTCGGATATCCGCGGAAATATTCAAACCAGGCTTCAAAAACTGGAAGACGGAAACTTTGATGCGACCATTTTATCTCTGGCCGGAATCAAAAGAATGAAAATGGAAATTGATTACGAGATGCTTCCGTTAATGATTTCTGCTCCATCACAAGGCGTAATTTCCGTTGCAGGACATACAGACAAACCTGAAATCAACGAGATTGTACGTCAGATCAACCACAATCCTACCCAGATCTGCGTAGAGATTGAAAGAAACTTCTTAAGCACTTTGGAAGGAGGCTGTACTGCCCCTATCGGAGCTTTTGCTGAAATCATCGGGGATCAGATCCGCTTCAAGGCTGCACTTTGCTCTTTGGATGGGAAAAACTGCATTGCCGTGGATGAAAACTTTGTATATACTCCAACAGAAAATTTTGGAGAAAAGTTTGCAAAAGTCGTTCTTGAAAACGGAGGAAAAGAATTAATGGCAGAAATCAAAAGCCAGATTTAA